A single genomic interval of Sphingobium sp. EM0848 harbors:
- a CDS encoding RNA polymerase sigma factor gives MTASALYIAALTDIDLARRVGMRDPAAVRLMTERNNQRLFRAAWSILGNRAEAEDAVQSGYLHAFAAIDRFAGQASLSTWLTRIVINEALGRARAARRRLARLDAESVTDLDVYRDRLMNGSKEKGPEAAMAIKQMRGILEVAIGTLPPDFRLVFVMREVEGMTVDEVAETLDIPPGTVKTRLLRARRRLREALAPELRASLVGAFPFAGIHCASLTERVIAVLCDRTPASG, from the coding sequence ATGACGGCTTCGGCATTGTATATCGCGGCACTGACCGACATCGACCTGGCGCGGCGTGTCGGGATGCGAGACCCTGCCGCCGTCCGGCTCATGACCGAACGCAACAATCAACGCCTGTTTCGCGCGGCGTGGAGCATTCTGGGCAACCGCGCCGAAGCGGAGGACGCCGTCCAGAGTGGTTATCTCCATGCTTTTGCCGCGATCGACAGGTTCGCCGGTCAGGCGTCGCTGTCGACCTGGCTTACACGGATCGTCATCAACGAAGCACTGGGCCGCGCGCGGGCGGCGCGCCGCCGCCTTGCGCGGCTCGATGCGGAATCGGTAACCGACCTCGATGTCTATCGGGACAGGCTGATGAACGGATCGAAGGAAAAGGGGCCAGAGGCCGCGATGGCGATCAAGCAGATGCGCGGGATATTGGAGGTCGCGATCGGAACTCTGCCCCCTGATTTCCGGCTCGTCTTCGTCATGCGCGAGGTCGAGGGGATGACGGTTGATGAAGTTGCGGAAACGCTCGATATCCCGCCTGGCACGGTAAAGACGCGGCTGCTCCGGGCGCGACGCCGTTTGCGCGAGGCGCTTGCCCCGGAACTGCGGGCGAGCCTGGTCGGTGCTTTCCCCTTCGCGGGTATCCATTGCGCGTCACTGACCGAGCGTGTCATTGCCGTCTTGTGCGACCGTACGCCCGCATCGGGCTAA
- the folE gene encoding GTP cyclohydrolase I FolE, translated as MDYYDDAITDEPVTDTATSLPLVRPRRSPIERAVRALIIATGEDPDREGLADTPARVARAWREWFAGYTIDPATLLERTFTEAADYQGVIALRSIPLVSTCEHHLAPITGVAHVAYRPNGRVVGISKLSRLVDAYARRLQLQERLTSQIAHTLNGALKPRGVAVVIEAAHGCMSSRGVNQHGVSMVSQCWLGDFDADADLRRELLETLPLARCTR; from the coding sequence ATGGACTATTATGATGACGCCATCACCGACGAACCTGTTACGGATACGGCCACTTCACTGCCGCTGGTTCGGCCGCGACGCTCCCCCATCGAGCGGGCTGTTCGCGCGCTGATCATCGCGACGGGCGAAGACCCCGATCGCGAAGGCCTGGCTGACACGCCCGCTCGGGTCGCCCGGGCGTGGCGCGAATGGTTTGCCGGCTATACGATCGACCCAGCGACGCTGCTGGAGCGCACCTTCACCGAAGCGGCGGATTATCAGGGCGTGATTGCGCTCCGGTCGATCCCGCTGGTTTCGACATGCGAGCATCACCTCGCGCCGATCACCGGCGTGGCGCATGTCGCCTACCGGCCGAATGGTCGCGTGGTCGGAATCTCGAAGCTCTCGCGGCTGGTCGATGCCTATGCGCGGCGCCTGCAGTTACAGGAGCGATTGACCAGCCAGATCGCGCATACGCTGAATGGCGCTCTGAAGCCGCGTGGCGTTGCCGTCGTGATCGAGGCGGCGCATGGTTGCATGTCGAGCCGCGGCGTCAACCAGCACGGCGTTTCGATGGTGTCGCAATGCTGGCTCGGTGATTTTGATGCGGATGCGGACTTGCGCCGCGAACTGCTGGAAACGCTCCCGCTCGCGCGGTGCACGCGTTAG